In one window of Nicotiana tabacum cultivar K326 chromosome 12, ASM71507v2, whole genome shotgun sequence DNA:
- the LOC107819889 gene encoding uncharacterized protein LOC107819889 isoform X1, protein MEMEKTCEFCMLLKPVVYCESDAAHLCLSCDAKVHSANALSIRHPRTLVCEPCGYNLAYIRCSDHQMFMCRDCDCRHHDLSSQHLRKVITSYMGCPSAKDLAALWGFGLNELENTTPPDKFISTSNGTVNGAKVNPKIVKRSHSSTGASSLATELDFRGPVVSAECEVGSSNNHTKVLCLHKRRESTSFILQQILDLERLQLTEGSYNLTSGESQNNVSSFKNGTSWNMHSKSDRLQSSLDLGPELQDWVSTHESSVAESFPLPLPDGDSFWECKSPVQSSQLWPQNLQDLGPYAEEGRFDNSNMPDVDLTFQNFEELFGEEQDLNNTLLNEEDMTCSSMENFSSTDRSDHSYVKRVEDISTASSICKRRPTHSGQSHVTSNEHIPTVKDCPPPIRTTFSSLYFSASRLSSESSGNEYVDSPASNEQDLSCNSQLDSKENQLAMHKEKKKARLFVFRFEKQARNTPRRSRTNLKKHPIKGRIVKVDRYESDAVSMS, encoded by the exons ATGGAAATGGAGAAAACATGTGAATTCTGCATGTTATTGAAGCCAGTGGTGTATTGTGAGTCTGATGCAGCACACCTTTGCCTTTCCTGTGATGCTAAAGTTCATTCAGCTAATGCCCTTTCTATTCGGCATCCGCGCACCCTTGTCTGCGAGCCTTGTGGATACAACCTAGCTTATATTCGATGTTCGGATCATCAAATGTTCATGTGTCGTGACTGTGACTGCCGCCATCATGACCTATCTTCTCAACACCTAAGAAAAGTGATCACTAGTTATATGGGGTGTCCTTCTGCTAAGGATTTGGCAGCATTGTGGGGTTTCGGCTTGAATGAGTTGGAAAATACTACTCCACCAGATAAGTTCATCTCAACATCAAATGGAACAGTAAATGGAGCCAAGGTCAATCCAAAAATTGTCAAACGGTCTCACTCCTCAACTGGGGCCTCTTCCTTGGCTACTGAACTCGACTTCAGAGGTCCTGTTGTCTCTGCAGAATGTGAAGTGGGATCAAGTAACAACCACACTAAG GTGTTATGCTTGCATAAACGGCGGGAGAGCACTTCTTTCATTCTACAACAGATTCTTGACTTGGAAAGACTTCAGCTGACAGAGGGCAGTTACAATTTAACAAGTGGAGAAAGTCAAAATAATGTTTCTTCATTCAAGAATGGTACTTCATGGAATATGCATAGCAAATCTGATCGCTTGCAGAGTTCACTTGATCTTGGCCCTGAACTTCAGGATTGGGTCAGTACTCATGAAAGTTCAGTTGCTGAATCTTTTCCTTTACCGTTGCCAGATGGAGATTCGTTTTGGGAATGTAAAAGTCCAGTTCAGAGTAGTCAG CTTTGGCCTCAAAATCTGCAAGATCTAGGACCTTATGCTGAAGAAGGACGTTTTGACAATTCCAACATGCCTGATGTTGATTTGACCTTCCAAAATTTTGAAGAACTCTTTGGCGAGGAGCAAGATCTGAACAACACATTGCTTAATGAGGAGGATATGACATGCTCATCTATGGAGAATTTTTCTTCGACGGATAGATCAGATCATAGCTATGTCAAGAGGGTTGAG GACATATCAACAGCTTCATCAATCTGCAAAAGACGGCCAACTCACTCCGGCCAAAGCCATGTTACCTCTAATGAACACATTCCCACAGTCAAGGATTGTCCTCCTCCAATTCGAACAACTTTTTCATCTTTGTACTTCTCAGCATCAAGGCTGAGCAGTGAAAGCAGTGGTAATGAGTACGTGGATTCACCCGCTTCCAACGAGCAGGATCTTTCATGTAATTCACAGTTGGACAGTAAAGAGAATCAATTAGCAATgcacaaagaaaaaaagaaggctCGGCT TTTTGTATTCAGGTTTGAGAAACAAGCTCGGAATACACCTCGAAGATCCAGGACTAATTTAAAAAAGCATCCAATAAAAGGGAGGATCGTAAAGGTGGACAGATATGAATCTGATGCAGTTAGTATGTCTTGA
- the LOC107819889 gene encoding putative zinc finger protein At1g68190 isoform X2 yields the protein MEMEKTCEFCMLLKPVVYCESDAAHLCLSCDAKVHSANALSIRHPRTLVCEPCGYNLAYIRCSDHQMFMCRDCDCRHHDLSSQHLRKVITSYMGCPSAKDLAALWGFGLNELENTTPPDKFISTSNGTVNGAKVNPKIVKRSHSSTGASSLATELDFRGPVVSAECEVGSSNNHTKVLCLHKRRESTSFILQQILDLERLQLTEGSYNLTSGESQNNVSSFKNGTSWNMHSKSDRLQSSLDLGPELQDWVSTHESSVAESFPLPLPDGDSFWECKSPVQSSQLWPQNLQDLGPYAEEGRFDNSNMPDVDLTFQNFEELFGEEQDLNNTLLNEEDMTCSSMENFSSTDRSDHSYVKRVEDISTASSICKRRPTHSGQSHVTSNEHIPTVKDCPPPIRTTFSSLYFSASRLSSESSGNEYVDSPASNEQDLSCNSQLDSKENQLAMHKEKKKARLFEKQARNTPRRSRTNLKKHPIKGRIVKVDRYESDAVSMS from the exons ATGGAAATGGAGAAAACATGTGAATTCTGCATGTTATTGAAGCCAGTGGTGTATTGTGAGTCTGATGCAGCACACCTTTGCCTTTCCTGTGATGCTAAAGTTCATTCAGCTAATGCCCTTTCTATTCGGCATCCGCGCACCCTTGTCTGCGAGCCTTGTGGATACAACCTAGCTTATATTCGATGTTCGGATCATCAAATGTTCATGTGTCGTGACTGTGACTGCCGCCATCATGACCTATCTTCTCAACACCTAAGAAAAGTGATCACTAGTTATATGGGGTGTCCTTCTGCTAAGGATTTGGCAGCATTGTGGGGTTTCGGCTTGAATGAGTTGGAAAATACTACTCCACCAGATAAGTTCATCTCAACATCAAATGGAACAGTAAATGGAGCCAAGGTCAATCCAAAAATTGTCAAACGGTCTCACTCCTCAACTGGGGCCTCTTCCTTGGCTACTGAACTCGACTTCAGAGGTCCTGTTGTCTCTGCAGAATGTGAAGTGGGATCAAGTAACAACCACACTAAG GTGTTATGCTTGCATAAACGGCGGGAGAGCACTTCTTTCATTCTACAACAGATTCTTGACTTGGAAAGACTTCAGCTGACAGAGGGCAGTTACAATTTAACAAGTGGAGAAAGTCAAAATAATGTTTCTTCATTCAAGAATGGTACTTCATGGAATATGCATAGCAAATCTGATCGCTTGCAGAGTTCACTTGATCTTGGCCCTGAACTTCAGGATTGGGTCAGTACTCATGAAAGTTCAGTTGCTGAATCTTTTCCTTTACCGTTGCCAGATGGAGATTCGTTTTGGGAATGTAAAAGTCCAGTTCAGAGTAGTCAG CTTTGGCCTCAAAATCTGCAAGATCTAGGACCTTATGCTGAAGAAGGACGTTTTGACAATTCCAACATGCCTGATGTTGATTTGACCTTCCAAAATTTTGAAGAACTCTTTGGCGAGGAGCAAGATCTGAACAACACATTGCTTAATGAGGAGGATATGACATGCTCATCTATGGAGAATTTTTCTTCGACGGATAGATCAGATCATAGCTATGTCAAGAGGGTTGAG GACATATCAACAGCTTCATCAATCTGCAAAAGACGGCCAACTCACTCCGGCCAAAGCCATGTTACCTCTAATGAACACATTCCCACAGTCAAGGATTGTCCTCCTCCAATTCGAACAACTTTTTCATCTTTGTACTTCTCAGCATCAAGGCTGAGCAGTGAAAGCAGTGGTAATGAGTACGTGGATTCACCCGCTTCCAACGAGCAGGATCTTTCATGTAATTCACAGTTGGACAGTAAAGAGAATCAATTAGCAATgcacaaagaaaaaaagaaggctCGGCT GTTTGAGAAACAAGCTCGGAATACACCTCGAAGATCCAGGACTAATTTAAAAAAGCATCCAATAAAAGGGAGGATCGTAAAGGTGGACAGATATGAATCTGATGCAGTTAGTATGTCTTGA